The following are encoded together in the Babesia microti strain RI chromosome II, complete genome genome:
- a CDS encoding hypothetical protein (overlaps_old_locusTagID:BBM_II01920), protein MAWIKQMFKLSKSPDSSSDKQLDKHQDNQLTVESSNKQQKPALLSDLEVNKIVDDLIAQINQINCELEAKQQALIHKSVQRAGQNTIKNIEKYFAIEIDNQKVDLNSSSVQVFDITSHVSQSNTQNLHESSQDNKIMQSLQTACGSGEMKTANTDDTPIFKASNLIAPDTTDIDDKKKAQCIESCMPTLPKQNIHKEHHITPLDDDWCIAETTYIDPVPKDILKLNIADTPLKSSQLVEKISPPKKFKDNCKTIEPELSNVETINVSKTDAKYKQTSRFTPPDSNTSVDKSKLVPDELFCLSQNKYIDYSIQRNVGKLKPYEQKKSDQSSSQYEVNKLNIVETEKECDEQIQKLDIRKLIRRDKTIEEINTTARPTDNLDTTIDSVEDPDNVDYSAFPLDELSSIQINKLNIARHVPVQDESHAQQHGREHSKKMTDDPHFDINKAEQLPQPNEIRQSLDHDATDNIELSYINVNEKNKVKSEVEDPTQLIIVKPKSEISESSDIRDLEAGPETKDDKKQKKNLLEMSQNVTSYLRNSSNFQLLRKFNDSIATLKLLITSESLRLIIASKFIGLTILLIAIFSNFWMANHINYEKSGITGISSTYIGLFGITRQDSCKLQDGANVTLSRHLINFNTISPPSSDKKPENNNSPMNYRPLKQVSSEELDPAVKPVSTPSEDGGHNVKDTGKGEFVKNGEGEVIQPNKSIDIGTVPEDTKLELSPESGTMPQSGQVPPPIIDGAPVYAKESEFIERAGVFRDHRAIGNLSKPLAESRSELFGYPFYDIEIKGVDDLRFAGRLAFFLFMISIFILLITLPLVLIQYFPIYHFSTNFSRDSCIFLGYLTKFLWVSSLLLHLSGLLVMMIYTRSSTCVDESGRSVPSSFSSSFWLAVLSFIPLVAAYTFYAIKRNDKSPSNTLARFCDNRSQLPLQTNENETIYDIV, encoded by the exons ATGGCCTGGATAAAACAgatgtttaaattatcaaaatcaCCAGATAGTTCATCAGATAAACAGTTAGATAAGCATCAAGACAATCAGCTCACTGTTGAGAGTTCTAATAA GCAACAAAAACCCGCTCTTTTGAGCGATCTCGAGGTGAATAAAATAGTGGATGATTTGATAGCCCAAATCAACCAAATCAACTGCGAGCTGGAAGCTAAACAACAGGCATTGATTCACAAATCTGTCCAGCGTGCCGGCCAAAACACCATTAAGAACATAGAAAAATACTTCGctattgaaattgataatcaAAAGGTGGATTTAAATTCTTCATCAGTACAGGTCTTTGATATAACCTCACACGTGTCACAATCAAATACGCAAAACTTACACGAATCATCACAagataacaaaattatgcAATCCCTACAGACTGCATGCGGAAGTGGTGAAATGAAAACTGCTAACACTGATGATACCCCAATATTTAAGGCATCAAATCTTATAGCGCCTGATACCACAGATATAGATGATAAAAAGAAGGCCCAATGCATTGAATCGTGTATGCCCACCTTACCCAAACAAAATATTCACAAGGAACATCACATCACACCTTTAGATGATGATTGGTGTATAGCAGAGACCACATATATTGACCCTGTGCCTAAGGATATTTTAAAGCTCAATATTGCAGATACTCCACTGAAAAGCTCCCAATTGGTAGAAAAAATATCACCTCCCAAGAAATTCAAAGATAATTGTAAAACCATTGAACCTGAGTTATCAAATGTAGAAACTATTAACGTGTCAAAAACTGATGCAAAATACAAACAAACATCCCGATTTACACCTCCAGATTCAAATACTTCAGTTGATAAGTCAAAATTAGTGCCCGATGAGTTATTTTGCCTGAGCCAAAACAagtatattgattattcCATCCAACGAAATGTAGGCAAACTCAAACCATATGAGCAGAAAAAATCCGATCAATCTAGTTCACAGTACGAAGTGAACAAATTGAACATTGTGGAAACTGAGAAAGAATGCGACGAGCAGATTCAGAAACTCGACATACGTAAATTGATACGAAGAGATAAAACAATTGAGGAGATAAATACCACTGCAAGACCTACTGATAACTTGGACACAACCATTGACTCTGTTGAAGATCCTGATAATGTTGATTATTCTGCCTTTCCCTTAGAtgaattatcatcaatacagattaataaattaaatatagcTAGGCACGTACCGGTACAAGATGAGTCCCATGCCCAACAACACGGGCGTGAGCACTCGAAGAAGATGACTGACGATCCACACTTTGATATAAACAAAGCTGAGCAACTACCACAACCAAATGAAATACGCCAATCACTAGATCATGATGCCACTGATAATATAGAGTTATCTTATATCAATGttaatgaaaaaaataAGGTAAAAAGTGAAGTTGAAGATCCCACGCAGCTTATCATAGTTAAACCCAAATCTGAAATTAGCGAATCATCAGATATTAGAGATTTGGAAGCAGGCCCCGAAACGAAAGATGATAAGAAACAAAAAAAGAACCTGCTAGAAATGTCACAAAACGTCACTTCTTATCTCCGTAATAGTAGTAACTTCCAGCTATTGCGGAAATTCAATGATTCCATTGCAACATTAAAGCTTTTAATCACATCTGAATCGCTCCGCTTAATCATCGCTTCAAAATTCATTGGTTTGACTATCCTCCTAATAGCAATATTCAGCAACTTTTGGATGGCAAACCACATAAATTATGAGAAATCTGGAATTACTGGCATTAGCAGCACCTACATTGGATTATTTGGCATAACAAGACAAGACAGCTGTAAACTTCAAGATGGTGCAAACGTCACTTTGTCTAGGCATCttataaatttcaatacAATATCACCCCCGTCTTCTGACAAAAAAcctgaaaataataattccCCAATGAACTACCGACCACTAAAACAAGTGTCTAGTGAAGAATTGGATCCAGCTGTAAAACCAGTTAGTACACCTTCAGAGGATGGTGGGCATAATGTCAAAGATACTGGTAAAGGCGAATTCGTAAAAAATGGCGAGGGTGAAGTAATCCAACCCAACAAATCTATTGATATAGGTACAGTCCCTGAAGATACTAAACTTGAATTATCTCCCGAGTCAGGCACTATGCCACAATCTGGACAAGTTCCGCCGCCAATAATAGACGGCGCGCCAGTGTATGCGAAGGAGTCTGAGTTTATTGAAAGGGCTGGCGTATTTAGAGATCACAGAGCCATTGGAAATCTATCCAAACCACTAGCTGAATCAAGATCTGAATTATTTGGCTATCCCTTTTACGACATAGAAATCAAAGGGGTTGACGATCTCAGATTCGCTGGTAGGCTTGCGTTCTTTTTGTTCATGATTTCTATCTTCATACTATTAATCACTCTACCATTGGTGTTGATACAATACTTTCCAATCTACCATTTCTCGACAAATTTTTCAAGGGACAGTTGCATTTTTTTGGGATACCTAACCAAGTTCCTATGGGTATCCTCACTGTTGCTACATTTAAGTGGGTTGTTGGTGATGATGATTTACACTAGATCATCAACTTGCGTCGATGAGTCGGGTCGTTCCGTCCCTTCATCCTTCAGTAGCAGCTTCTGGCTTGCAGTATTATCCTTCATACCATTAGTTGCAGCATATACATTCTACGCCATAAAGAGGAATGACAAGTCGCCCTCCAACACATTGGCTCGGTTTTGCGACAATAGATCCCAGCTTCCCCTGCAGACAAATGAGAATGAAactatatatgatatagtGTAG
- a CDS encoding Core histone H2A/H2B/H3/H4 (overlaps_old_locusTagID:BBM_II01925) yields MARTKQTARKSTGGKAPRKQLASKAARKSAPITGGIKKPHRYRPGTVALREIRKYQKSTELLIRKLPFQRLVREIAQDFKTDLRFQSQAVLALQEAAEAYLVGLFEDTNLCAIHAKRVTIMPKDIQLARRIRCERS; encoded by the coding sequence ATGGCCAGGACAAAACAGACTGCTCGAAAATCTACCGGTGGAAAGGCACCTAGAAAACAATTGGCCTCCAAAGCCGCCAGAAAATCCGCACCCATAACTGGTGGTATCAAAAAACCACATAGATATCGACCAGGTACAGTTGCTCTTAGAGAGATTAGAAAGTACCAAAAGTCAACTGAGCTTTTAATAAGAAAGCTTCCCTTCCAGCGATTGGTACGAGAAATTGCCCAGGACTTCAAAACAGATCTCCGGTTTCAATCACAGGCCGTGTTAGCACTGCAGGAGGCAGCCGAGGCGTATTTAGTCGGATTGTTCGAGGATACCAATCTATGTGCCATACATGCCAAAAGAGTAACCATTATGCCAAAGGACATTCAATTGGCTAGGCGGATTCGCTGCGAGCGATCTTAA
- a CDS encoding Histone H2A (overlaps_old_locusTagID:BBM_II01930), producing MSTQGRKKVEKRISKSKRAGLNFSVGRIGRFLKKGQFAKRVGAGAPVYMAAVLEYLCAEILELAGNAARDRKRSRITPRELLFAVKGDEEFTKFFGTVTFSQAGVKPHIQQVLLGVKGKGNRTGYTQSQDL from the coding sequence atgagTACTCAAGGTAGAAAAAAGGTCGAAAAACGAATCTCAAAATCCAAGCGCGCAGGTTTAAACTTTTCAGTTGGGAGAATTGGCCGTTTCCTCAAAAAAGGGCAATTCGCCAAACGAGTGGGCGCTGGAGCACCGGTTTACATGGCTGCAGTACTTGAATATCTTTGTGCAGAAATCCTAGAGTTGGCTGGCAACGCTGCTCGGGACAGGAAACGATCCAGGATTACTCCGAGGGAATTACTTTTTGCAGTTAAAGGCGATGAGGAGTTTACAAAGTTTTTTGGCACAGTCACCTTTAGCCAAGCTGGAGTTAAACCTCACATACAACAGGTGCTTCTTGGCGTTAAAGGAAAAGGTAATAGGACAGGTTATACGCAATCACAAGACCTTTAA
- a CDS encoding conserved Plasmodium protein, unknown function (overlaps_old_locusTagID:BBM_II01935) — translation MTTLKEFNSPDQFDDGSTVGFFGFPNDCSINTVRNFASWFGPVIYVEPLPNNTLEKDFAVVFSSRIFAERLVGLKQVLFLDGKTNIKLFPPIETESMWNSVENIVTSATPSIQSAQEGLISLMNKFSLPFGI, via the exons ATGACAACCTTAAAGGAATTTAATTCG CCAGATCAATTCGACGACGGATCTACTGTAGGCTTCTTTGGCTTCCCCAATGATTGTAGTATAAATACGGTCAGAAATTTTGCCTCTTGGTTCGGCCCTGTAATCTACGTAGAACCACTGCCTAACAACACTTTGGAGAAGGATTTTGCCGTCGTTTTCTCAAGTCGTATCTTTGCCGAA AGATTGGTAGGTTTAAAACAAGTACTGTTTCTCGATGGTAAAACTAATATCAAACTGTTTCCACCAATTGAAACAGAGTCAATGTGGAATAGTGTGGAGAATATTGTTACATCCGCA ACCCCTTCAATACAATCAGCACAGGAAGGTCTAATTTCCTTAATGAACAAATTTTCGCTACCCTTTGGCAtctaa
- a CDS encoding hypothetical protein (overlaps_old_locusTagID:BBM_II01940) yields MVSLRWYIRHCKFISFFLHIYSKYTMFSSSTYFYGTLKLSDFSFHILSRIIGLPPLHFCAMYTQ; encoded by the coding sequence ATGGTCTCGCTGCGGTGGTATATTCGacattgcaaatttatttcattttttctGCATATTTACTCTAAATATACCATGTTTTCTTCATCAACTTATTTCTATGGTACCTTAAAATTATCCGATTTTTCCTTTCACATTCTCAGTAGAATCATAGGGCTACCACCACTTCATTTTTGTGCCATGTATACACAATGA
- a CDS encoding hypothetical protein (overlaps_old_locusTagID:BBM_II01945): MTSILEHGHSSRPFHGKNKVSGGGSVQQRQKPSRPLRPEVVSYHKKIQEEENTIVKLLGQLSEINKVLNSRRGDKEGYTAARNEIRSNMDSIQEKIAKLEAERSAHLSSMEMKQKEMRDMKQNVIALKKSIGCVSQEELDRQIAVIESQMMTSSLSLKEEKAMMAKIAQLQSTKPLLESCSKMETSANNDGGSGINSIKSKLDGIRDEILMLRREKREENSKLFSLVEDNKKSMDKFKHLFEKRDSLSTKIKEHLAAKKKLIKELDELNASHYAKQQELYKQRMAKQMEEKAKKVLENEKFSLIKQIEQAEVFRYEGKVRLIEQLLAFINKQQQQTAAEKAQSIDDSADKSDAATTEPATIDGMVMLPRKEKSSSLTNVNSNNASSGGKKKGKKEKGKITIDMSIIGFFDACGVPAPVTAEDFETCKAKLKEKLDGYEKLRSEANFEKNKAELEAKLEIVEKRIANKEWLTNAKVILDKKNSQKSVSQVNAKPEDSGLEEVAVNGEVIDPVVDGDTETIDVPKEENSVALLVASDTATAIAE; encoded by the coding sequence ATGACATCGATCCTTGAGCATGGCCACTCATCAAGGCCCTTCCATGGAAAGAATAAGGTTTCTGGAGGAGGTTCTGTCCAGCAACGACAAAAACCCTCGCGTCCTCTTAGGCCAGAAGTTGTATCTTATCACAAGAAGATACAGGAAGAGGAGAATACTATTGTTAAGCTTCTAGGTCAATTATCTGAGATAAATAAGGTGCTGAATTCGAGGAGGGGTGATAAAGAAGGCTATACTGCAGCTAGGAATGAAATCCGCAGCAACATGGATTCTATTCAGGAAAAGATTGCTAAACTGGAAGCCGAGAGAAGTGCCCACCTTTCATCTATGGAAATGAAGCAAAAGGAGATGAGGGATATGAAACAGAATGTAATTGCCCTGAAGAAATCAATTGGCTGTGTTTCGCAGGAAGAATTAGATAGGCAAATCGCGGTTATAGAATCTCAGATGATGACATCTAGTCTGTCACTAAAAGAGGAGAAGGCCATGATGGCGAAAATTGCTCAACTACAATCAACAAAACCATTATTGGAAAGCTGTAGCAAAATGGAAACAAGTGCAAATAATGATGGTGGTTCAGGGATTAATTCCATTAAATCCAAACTGGATGGTATTAGGGATGAGATTTTGATGCTTCGTAGGGAGAAGCGTGAGGAAAATTCCAAACTATTCTCATTAGTAGAAGATAACAAGAAATCAATGGATAAGTTTAAACATCTATTTGAGAAAAGGGATAGTTTatctacaaaaattaagGAACATTTGGCAGCCAAAAAGAAATTGATCAAGGAGCTAGACGAGCTCAACGCTAGTCATTATGCCAAACAGCAGGAGTTATACAAACAAAGGATGGCCAAACAAATGGAAGAGAAAGCCAAGAAAGTCTTAGAGAATGAGAAATTCAGTCTTATTAAACAGATTGAACAAGCTGAGGTATTTAGATATGAGGGTAAAGTCCGTCTTATTGAACAATTACTAGCATTTATAAACAAGCAGCAACAACAGACTGCAGCAGAAAAGGCGCAATCTATAGATGATAGTGCTGATAAATCTGATGCCGCCACTACTGAGCCTGCTACCATTGACGGCATGGTGATGTTGCCCAGGAAGGAAAAATCTTCCAGTCTCACAAACGTCAATTCCAACAATGCTAGTTCTGGAGGAAAGAAGAAGGGTAAGAAGGAAAAGGGTAAGATCACTATCGACATGAGCATTATCGGATTTTTTGACGCATGTGGAGTCCCCGCTCCCGTCACCGCGGAAGACTTCGAAACCTGTAAGGCCAAGCTCAAGGAGAAATTGGATGGATATGAAAAGCTTAGGAGTGAAGCTAATTTTGAGAAGAACAAGGCAGAGTTGGAAGCCAAGTTGGAAATTGTGGAGAAGAGGATTGCTAATAAAGAATGGCTCACCAACGCTAAGGTGATATTAGATAAGAAGAATTCACAAAAGAGTGTTAGTCAAGTTAATGCAAAACCCGAAGATTCTGGCTTAGAAGAAGTAGCAGTGAATGGGGAAGTGATTGATCCCGTAGTTGATGGTGACACCGAAACTATTGATGTTCCCAAGGAAGAGAATTCAGTGGCATTATTAGTAGCTAGTGATACAGCAACAGCTATTGCTGAATGA
- a CDS encoding AP-2 complex subunit alpha (overlaps_old_locusTagID:BBM_II01950): MDIEGFILFISDLRKIDNPEEEAARVQQELAKIRQRFNAPQVTGYEMRKNIWKMIYCHMLGYDIDFGHMEIINLLASSKYHEKLAGYMGFTTLLANHDELIRLSINSIQDDINSGNERFISLALSFIACTPSTEISERLYYHVIKIIDPAYNHSIYLKKKAFLALTQILNTSPSLLKVGEWIPIVENVLKTETDESCLVTATTFMEILFKKEANWEKSIHLIVENLLHVIRGDVPQVYMYNTIPAPWLSIKYLHLLSMIKPQDKTIYLSNLGITLISILTKPVTKPYSKPRRGVKLSKQEISAENMHNSMIILEHAIKLEALKVAIVWRKYIEGIDFDMITRILDSFTSSKSASIRYIGLEMMARLTKETSNLNNFKNHLQSAITFLKNDDQEVRKQSAEVLYNLCDKNNWKVIIPELLVTLRHSNMSLQSDLVIRIASIAEKYASDTSWHIDTIFNLIDYAPDIMEDNIWYRIIWWLSGLKTEHYIQLQKYAVSRAFNILNEHKAGFSYTVPEPLQKLCGYLLGEFGYLLPYNDRNKAFKLIKGYFIAVSNDVKRIFLIALAKFAIDEKFKPAALTFLRDVSENDIDIEVQTRAYEMLKLLSADKEFYQNVLKNMPKYPSSLKKMFVKLPSYGKDICVVEPKRVTKTICDMVKEKMEFQEKETMDIPKPNEQLKDATNDERWKLFLSNEFSSGLYYSEKYITVSLSHLYKGHMGKVQIIVQNSDDSYTLNIFSITFQEVAGLIFSCNKYEPTTIKNGEKTSIKASFQAMQPFVGVPTCTIVAQVITPKKTKNLNVVFDLPILVTKLISPVQLKTSQFANSWNSIQNECIVNTKLKSKYDIVDSLIASISRWMDMHLTKTSDTIYASASMAIGMPDENRNHTMIPCFIMMKLIKSHVTLEVRSPDPMAAKSLAHAIKSVL; the protein is encoded by the exons ATGGATATAGAAGgatttattttgtttatatcAGATCTCAGGAAGATTGATAATCCTGAGGAAGAGGCTGCTAGGGTTCAGCAAGAACTTGCAAAGATCCGCCAAAGGTTCAACGCGCCACAAGTCACTGGTTATGAGATGCGCAAGAATATATGGAAGATGATTTACTGTCATATGTTGGGTTATGATATAGATTTTGGTCATATGGAAATAATCAACCTATTGGCTTCCAGTAAGTACCACGAAAAGCTTGCTGGCTACATGGGTTTTACTACTCTATTAGCTAATCATGATGAACTGATTCGTCTAAGCATCAACTCAATCCAGGATGATATTAATAGCGGCAACGAGAGGTTCATTAGCTTAGCTCTTTCCTTCATTGCGTGTACTCCTTCCACAGAAATATCTGAAAGGCTATACTACCATgtaatcaaaattatcgACCCGGCATACAACCACAGCATTTATCTCAAGAAGAAGGCGTTTCTAGCTTTGACACAAATACTAAACACAAGTCCATCATTGCTAAAAGTGGGCGAATGGATTCCAATTGTAGAAAACGTTCTTAAGACTGAGACAGACGAATCTTGTCTAGTAACTGCGACTACTTTTATggaaattttgtttaagAAGGAGGCAAATTGGGAAAAGTCAATTCACCTAATTGTGGAAAACCTTTTACATGTCATTAGAGGGGATGTGCCTCAGGTATACATGTACAACACTATCCCAGCGCCTTGGCTCTCTATAAAATACTTGCATTTATTAAGCATGATCAAGCCACAAGACAAAACAAT ATATTTAAGTAACTTGGGAATAACGCTAATATCAATTCTCACTAAGCCTGTAACAAAACCTTACTCTAAACCTAGGCGCGGtgttaaattgtcaaaacaGGAAATATCTGCCGAAAATATGCACAACTCaatgattattttggaACATGCCATCAAATTGGAGGCACTCAAGGTTGCTATTGTCTGGAGAAAATACATTGAGGGGATAGATTTTGATATGATAACGCGTATTTTAGACTCTTTTACCTCTTCAAAATCTGCTAGCATCAGGTACATTGGATTGGAGATGATGGCCAGATTAACAAAAGAGACGTCCAAtctcaataattttaagaATCACTTGCAATCGGCGATAACATTTCTAAAAAATGATGATCAGGAGGTTAGGAAGCAATCTGCAGAGGTCTTATACAATCTTTGTGACAAGAATAATTGGAAGGTCATAATCCCAGAACTATTGGTTACCCTACGCCATTCTAACATGTCTCTTCAAAGTGACTTAGTGATTAGAATTGCATCAATTGCCGAAAAATATGCTTCAGATACTTCTTGGCACATAGAcacaatattcaatttgataGATTATGCCCCGGATATTATGGAGGATAACATTTGGTACCGCATCATATGGTGGCTTTCTGGTCTAAAAACGGAACACTATATACAACTCCAAAAGTATGCAGTTAGCCGTGCGTTCAATATTCTAAATGAACATAAGGCAGGGTTTAGTTATACTGTACCAGAGCCACTACAAAAGTTATGTGGATATTTACTGGGTGAATTTGGTTATCTGTTACCTTATAACGATCGAAATAAGGCATTCAAACTCATAAAGGGCTATTTCATTGCAGTGTCTAATGATGTGAAGAGGATCTTTTTAATTGCCTTAgcaaaatttgccattgATGAAAAATTCAAACCCGCCGCACTCACATTCTTGAGGGATGTCTCGGAAAATGACATAGATATTGAAGTACAAACGCGTGCTTACGAAATGTTGAAGCTGTTGTCTGCTGATAAGGAATTTTATCAGAACgttttgaaaaatatgcCAAAATATCCCAGCTCCTTGAAGAAAATGTTTGTAAAATTACCTTCTTATGGCAAAGATATATGCGTAGTGGAACCAAAGCGCGTAACAAAAACAATATGTGATATGGTAAAGGAAAAGATGGAATTTCAGGAAAAGGAAACGATGGATATACCCAAACCAAACGAACAGCTGAAAGATGCAACAAACGATGAAAGATGGAAGTTGTTTTTGAGTAATGAATTTAGTAGTGGATTGTACTATAGTGAAAAGTATATAACTGTTTCACTAAGTCATTTATACAAGGGACATATGGGTAAAGTTCAAATTATAGTACAAAATTCGGATGATTCTTACacactaaatattttctccATAACTTTCCAAGAAGTGGCCGGGCTGATATTTTCATGTAATAAATACGAACCCACCACTATTAAGAATGGCGAGAAAACGTCAATTAAAGCCTCATTCCAAGCAATGCAGCCCTTTGTTGGTGTGCCAACTTGTACAATTGTGGCTCAAGTTATTACTCCTAAGAAGACAAAAAACTTAAATGTAGTGTTTGATTTACCCATCTTAGTGACCAAGTTGATATCGCCTGTACAATTGAAGACTTCTCAATTCGCCAACTCGTGGAATTCAATTCAAAATGAATGCATTGTTAATACCAAATTGAAGTCCAAATATGATATCGTGGATTCGCTAATTGCATCTATATCCCGATGGATGGATATGCACCTAACCAAAACAAGCGATACAATTTATGCCTCAGCCTCCATGGCTATAGGGATGCCTGATGAAAACAGGAACCACACTATGATACCATGTTTCATcatgatgaaattgatcAAATCGCATGTAACTCTTGAGGTTCGATCTCCTGATCCCATGGCTGCTAAAAGTTTGGCACATGCCATCAAATCGGTACTTTAG
- a CDS encoding hypothetical protein (overlaps_old_locusTagID:BBM_II01955), producing the protein MKQVLACRIVENGSVIAEYTSLPQNSQHDLAFKIEIQLNEYWENVNPADSVGQLQIDNIIIIHILYKGNAFVAACQSHADVPSVKNLLDDICKAYFAKLKCENKDKTIASTKLLSKYIEEYNYTIGKINKIENNLEVATKTIKDNINSVLERGELIDSLIDKSQTLITHTNRFKVSSRRERYSLLGGSLIQKAVIASLTIVSTVFIYRTIFY; encoded by the exons ATGAAGCAGGTCTTGGCCTGTCGAATAGTTGAGAATGGCAGCGTGATTGCGGAATACACTAGTCTACCCCAAAACTCTCAACACGATCTAGCATTTAAAATAGAAATCCAACTAAA CGAATATTGGGAAAACGTTAATCCTGCCGATTCAGTTGGGCAACTTCAAATCGATAACATCATAATCATACAC ATTTTGTATAAAGGGAACGCTTTTGTTGCTGCCTGTCAATCACATGCGGATGTTCCTTCAGTTAAAAATCTTTTGGACGACATTTGCAAGGCATATTTTGCCAAACTCAAGTGTGAAAATAAGGATAAAACTATTGCCAGCACTAAGCTATTGTCCAAGTATATA GAGGAGTACAATTATACCATTGGGAAGATTAACAAGATCGAAAATAATCTAGAAGTAGCTACTAAAACAATTAAGGATAACATAA ACAGTGTACTAGAGCGCGGAGAATTGATTGATTCTCTTATTGACAAATCACAGACTCTAATTACACATACCAATAGATTTAAAGTCTCCTCTAGAAGGGAAAGATACTCACTTTTAGGAGGGTCTTTAATTCAAAAGGCTGTCATTGCATCACTTACTATCGTTTCCACAGTTTTCATTTACCGAACAATTTTCTACTAG